In Solenopsis invicta isolate M01_SB chromosome 1, UNIL_Sinv_3.0, whole genome shotgun sequence, one genomic interval encodes:
- the LOC105202016 gene encoding potassium voltage-gated channel protein Shaw isoform X1 codes for MNLINMDAENRVVLNVGGIRHETYKATLKKIPATRLSRLTEALANYDPILNEYFFDRHPGVFAQVLNYYRTGKLHYPTDVCGPLFEEELDFWGLDSNQVEPCCWMTYTQHRDTQETLTVLDRLDLDTERPTEEELARKFGFEEAYYEGNLTWWQKLKPQMWSLFDEPYSSVAAKIISIISVFFICVSILSFCLKTHPDMRVPIIVNRSVKIDNVTSWVVDKSRTNAHDVFFYIECICNAWFTLEFLTRITASPNRCDFIKSSVNLIDMVATLSFYVDLALQRFAAHLENADILEFLSIIRIMRLFKLTRHSSGLKILIQTFRASAKELTLLVFFLVLGIVIFASLVYYAERTQSNPKNDFKSIPLGLWWALVTMTTVGYGDMVPKTYIGMFVGALCALAGVLTIALPVPVIVSNFAMYYSHTQARAKLPKKRRRVLPVEQPRVRAPGAPPGVAGGPGTVGPPGCGQQMSHLQSSGGTVTTGPHGLGMGQTPGVGCTGGGQGPQNRRMNAIKTNHPKDPFATKTEEDRRNCNLRTNGTKRAGGLD; via the exons ATGAACTTGATAAACATGGACGCGGAGAACCGCGTGGTTCTGAACGTGGGCGGAATCCGGCACGAGACGTACAAGGCGACCCTGAAGAAGATCCCGGCGACGAGGCTCTCGAGACTGACCGAGGCCCTCGCGAACTATGACCCGATCCTCAATGAGTACTTCTTCGACAGACACCCGGGTGTCTTCGCCCAGGTACTCAACTACTATCGCACCGGGAAGCTGCACTACCCCACGGATGTATGCGGCCCGCTTTTCGAGGAAGAGCTCGATTTCTGGGGGCTCGACTCGAATCAGGTCGAGCCTTGCTGTTGGATGACCTACACACAG CATCGGGATACGCAGGAAACGCTGACGGTCCTCGACAGGTTGGACCTCGATACCGAGAGGCCCACCGAGGAGGAACTGGCCAGGAAATTCGGTTTCGAGGAGGCGTACTACGAGGGAAATCTCACGTGGTGGCAGAAGCTCAAGCCTCAGATGTGGTCACTTTTCGATGAACCCTATTCCTCCGTCGCAGCTAAG ATAATTAGTATAATCTCCGTTTTCTTCATCTGCGTTTCGATCCTTTCGTTTTGCTTAAAAACCCATCCGGACATGCGAGTGCCGATAATCGTGAATCGTTCGGTAAAGATCGACAACGTGACGTCCTGGGTGGTGGACAAGAGTCGCACCAATGCCCACGACGTCTTCTTTTACATCGAATGCATCTGTAACGCCTGGTTCACCCTTGAGTTCTTGACGCGTATCACCGCGAGCCCGAACCGCTGCGACTTCATCAAGAGCTCGGTGAACCTGATCGACATGGTCGCGACCCTGAGTTTCTACGTCGACCTGGCGCTGCAACGGTTCGCGGCCCACCTGGAGAACGCCGATATCCTCGAGTTCTTGAGCATCATACGGATCATGAGGCTGTTCAAGCTCACCCGCCACTCTTCGGGCCTGAAAATTCTGATACAGACCTTTCGCGCCTCGGCGAAGGAGCTTACGTTGCTGGTGTTCTTCCTCGTCCTCGGCATTGTTATCTTCGCCAGCCTCGTGTACTACGCGGAGCGCACTCAGTCCAATCCGAAGAACGACTTCAAGAGCATACCCCTTGGCCTGTGGTGGGCCCTGGTGACGATGACGACCGTCGGTTACGGGGACATGGTGCCGAAAACGTACATCGGGATGTTCGTCGGCGCACTCTGCGCATTGGCCGGTGTCCTCACAATCGCCCTGCCGGTGCCCGTGATCGTTAGCAACTTTGCGATGTATTACAGTCACACGCAGGCGCGAGCCAAGCTACCGAAGAAGAGACGCCGTGTATTACCGGTCGAACAGCCACGTGTGAGGGCACCCGGCGCGCCGCCCGGCGTGGCCGGCGGGCCTGGGACCGTTGGGCCCCCAGGATGCGGCCAGCAAATGTCGCACTTGCAGTCCAGCGGGGGCACGGTCACCACTGGGCCCCACGGCCTCGGCATGGGCCAAACGCCCGGCGTCGGATGCACTGGCGGCGGCCAAGGACCGCAGAACCGGAGAATGAACGCCATTAAGACGAATCATCCGAAGGATCCATTCGCCACGAAAACAG AGGAAGACCGGAGGAATTGTAACCTACGAACCAACGGGACCAAGAGAGCCGGAGGTTTGGATTAA
- the LOC105202016 gene encoding potassium voltage-gated channel protein Shaw isoform X2: MNLINMDAENRVVLNVGGIRHETYKATLKKIPATRLSRLTEALANYDPILNEYFFDRHPGVFAQVLNYYRTGKLHYPTDVCGPLFEEELDFWGLDSNQVEPCCWMTYTQHRDTQETLTVLDRLDLDTERPTEEELARKFGFEEAYYEGNLTWWQKLKPQMWSLFDEPYSSVAAKIISIISVFFICVSILSFCLKTHPDMRVPIIVNRSVKIDNVTSWVVDKSRTNAHDVFFYIECICNAWFTLEFLTRITASPNRCDFIKSSVNLIDMVATLSFYVDLALQRFAAHLENADILEFLSIIRIMRLFKLTRHSSGLKILIQTFRASAKELTLLVFFLVLGIVIFASLVYYAERTQSNPKNDFKSIPLGLWWALVTMTTVGYGDMVPKTYIGMFVGALCALAGVLTIALPVPVIVSNFAMYYSHTQARAKLPKKRRRVLPVEQPRVRAPGAPPGVAGGPGTVGPPGCGQQMSHLQSSGGTVTTGPHGLGMGQTPGVGCTGGGQGPQNRRMNAIKTNHPKDPFATKTVGCRGRPEEL, encoded by the exons ATGAACTTGATAAACATGGACGCGGAGAACCGCGTGGTTCTGAACGTGGGCGGAATCCGGCACGAGACGTACAAGGCGACCCTGAAGAAGATCCCGGCGACGAGGCTCTCGAGACTGACCGAGGCCCTCGCGAACTATGACCCGATCCTCAATGAGTACTTCTTCGACAGACACCCGGGTGTCTTCGCCCAGGTACTCAACTACTATCGCACCGGGAAGCTGCACTACCCCACGGATGTATGCGGCCCGCTTTTCGAGGAAGAGCTCGATTTCTGGGGGCTCGACTCGAATCAGGTCGAGCCTTGCTGTTGGATGACCTACACACAG CATCGGGATACGCAGGAAACGCTGACGGTCCTCGACAGGTTGGACCTCGATACCGAGAGGCCCACCGAGGAGGAACTGGCCAGGAAATTCGGTTTCGAGGAGGCGTACTACGAGGGAAATCTCACGTGGTGGCAGAAGCTCAAGCCTCAGATGTGGTCACTTTTCGATGAACCCTATTCCTCCGTCGCAGCTAAG ATAATTAGTATAATCTCCGTTTTCTTCATCTGCGTTTCGATCCTTTCGTTTTGCTTAAAAACCCATCCGGACATGCGAGTGCCGATAATCGTGAATCGTTCGGTAAAGATCGACAACGTGACGTCCTGGGTGGTGGACAAGAGTCGCACCAATGCCCACGACGTCTTCTTTTACATCGAATGCATCTGTAACGCCTGGTTCACCCTTGAGTTCTTGACGCGTATCACCGCGAGCCCGAACCGCTGCGACTTCATCAAGAGCTCGGTGAACCTGATCGACATGGTCGCGACCCTGAGTTTCTACGTCGACCTGGCGCTGCAACGGTTCGCGGCCCACCTGGAGAACGCCGATATCCTCGAGTTCTTGAGCATCATACGGATCATGAGGCTGTTCAAGCTCACCCGCCACTCTTCGGGCCTGAAAATTCTGATACAGACCTTTCGCGCCTCGGCGAAGGAGCTTACGTTGCTGGTGTTCTTCCTCGTCCTCGGCATTGTTATCTTCGCCAGCCTCGTGTACTACGCGGAGCGCACTCAGTCCAATCCGAAGAACGACTTCAAGAGCATACCCCTTGGCCTGTGGTGGGCCCTGGTGACGATGACGACCGTCGGTTACGGGGACATGGTGCCGAAAACGTACATCGGGATGTTCGTCGGCGCACTCTGCGCATTGGCCGGTGTCCTCACAATCGCCCTGCCGGTGCCCGTGATCGTTAGCAACTTTGCGATGTATTACAGTCACACGCAGGCGCGAGCCAAGCTACCGAAGAAGAGACGCCGTGTATTACCGGTCGAACAGCCACGTGTGAGGGCACCCGGCGCGCCGCCCGGCGTGGCCGGCGGGCCTGGGACCGTTGGGCCCCCAGGATGCGGCCAGCAAATGTCGCACTTGCAGTCCAGCGGGGGCACGGTCACCACTGGGCCCCACGGCCTCGGCATGGGCCAAACGCCCGGCGTCGGATGCACTGGCGGCGGCCAAGGACCGCAGAACCGGAGAATGAACGCCATTAAGACGAATCATCCGAAGGATCCATTCGCCACGAAAACAG TGGGTTGCAGAGGAAGACCGGAGGAATTGTAA
- the LOC105202016 gene encoding potassium voltage-gated channel protein Shaw isoform X3 — MNLINMDAENRVVLNVGGIRHETYKATLKKIPATRLSRLTEALANYDPILNEYFFDRHPGVFAQVLNYYRTGKLHYPTDVCGPLFEEELDFWGLDSNQVEPCCWMTYTQHRDTQETLTVLDRLDLDTERPTEEELARKFGFEEAYYEGNLTWWQKLKPQMWSLFDEPYSSVAAKIISIISVFFICVSILSFCLKTHPDMRVPIIVNRSVKIDNVTSWVVDKSRTNAHDVFFYIECICNAWFTLEFLTRITASPNRCDFIKSSVNLIDMVATLSFYVDLALQRFAAHLENADILEFLSIIRIMRLFKLTRHSSGLKILIQTFRASAKELTLLVFFLVLGIVIFASLVYYAERTQSNPKNDFKSIPLGLWWALVTMTTVGYGDMVPKTYIGMFVGALCALAGVLTIALPVPVIVSNFAMYYSHTQARAKLPKKRRRVLPVEQPRVRAPGAPPGVAGGPGTVGPPGCGQQMSHLQSSGGTVTTGPHGLGMGQTPGVGCTGGGQGPQNRRMNAIKTNHPKDPFATKTGKYV, encoded by the exons ATGAACTTGATAAACATGGACGCGGAGAACCGCGTGGTTCTGAACGTGGGCGGAATCCGGCACGAGACGTACAAGGCGACCCTGAAGAAGATCCCGGCGACGAGGCTCTCGAGACTGACCGAGGCCCTCGCGAACTATGACCCGATCCTCAATGAGTACTTCTTCGACAGACACCCGGGTGTCTTCGCCCAGGTACTCAACTACTATCGCACCGGGAAGCTGCACTACCCCACGGATGTATGCGGCCCGCTTTTCGAGGAAGAGCTCGATTTCTGGGGGCTCGACTCGAATCAGGTCGAGCCTTGCTGTTGGATGACCTACACACAG CATCGGGATACGCAGGAAACGCTGACGGTCCTCGACAGGTTGGACCTCGATACCGAGAGGCCCACCGAGGAGGAACTGGCCAGGAAATTCGGTTTCGAGGAGGCGTACTACGAGGGAAATCTCACGTGGTGGCAGAAGCTCAAGCCTCAGATGTGGTCACTTTTCGATGAACCCTATTCCTCCGTCGCAGCTAAG ATAATTAGTATAATCTCCGTTTTCTTCATCTGCGTTTCGATCCTTTCGTTTTGCTTAAAAACCCATCCGGACATGCGAGTGCCGATAATCGTGAATCGTTCGGTAAAGATCGACAACGTGACGTCCTGGGTGGTGGACAAGAGTCGCACCAATGCCCACGACGTCTTCTTTTACATCGAATGCATCTGTAACGCCTGGTTCACCCTTGAGTTCTTGACGCGTATCACCGCGAGCCCGAACCGCTGCGACTTCATCAAGAGCTCGGTGAACCTGATCGACATGGTCGCGACCCTGAGTTTCTACGTCGACCTGGCGCTGCAACGGTTCGCGGCCCACCTGGAGAACGCCGATATCCTCGAGTTCTTGAGCATCATACGGATCATGAGGCTGTTCAAGCTCACCCGCCACTCTTCGGGCCTGAAAATTCTGATACAGACCTTTCGCGCCTCGGCGAAGGAGCTTACGTTGCTGGTGTTCTTCCTCGTCCTCGGCATTGTTATCTTCGCCAGCCTCGTGTACTACGCGGAGCGCACTCAGTCCAATCCGAAGAACGACTTCAAGAGCATACCCCTTGGCCTGTGGTGGGCCCTGGTGACGATGACGACCGTCGGTTACGGGGACATGGTGCCGAAAACGTACATCGGGATGTTCGTCGGCGCACTCTGCGCATTGGCCGGTGTCCTCACAATCGCCCTGCCGGTGCCCGTGATCGTTAGCAACTTTGCGATGTATTACAGTCACACGCAGGCGCGAGCCAAGCTACCGAAGAAGAGACGCCGTGTATTACCGGTCGAACAGCCACGTGTGAGGGCACCCGGCGCGCCGCCCGGCGTGGCCGGCGGGCCTGGGACCGTTGGGCCCCCAGGATGCGGCCAGCAAATGTCGCACTTGCAGTCCAGCGGGGGCACGGTCACCACTGGGCCCCACGGCCTCGGCATGGGCCAAACGCCCGGCGTCGGATGCACTGGCGGCGGCCAAGGACCGCAGAACCGGAGAATGAACGCCATTAAGACGAATCATCCGAAGGATCCATTCGCCACGAAAACAG